In Pristis pectinata isolate sPriPec2 chromosome 7, sPriPec2.1.pri, whole genome shotgun sequence, the sequence TTACTAACACACAATACTTTAAAGCCAAAACCCATCCATATCTACTTTCAATTCTGTTAAAAGTAGAAGAGAGGAATGGACTTTATCATTCTGCTAGGATTAGCATCAGCTAGTAATTATTTAGCAATGACTTACCAATAAGTTGATTCCAATCTCTCAGATTCTCTCATTGTATTTTGAAGATCTACCTTCCATAAACTTCAGTTCATACATAACTGATAACCTGTGCCATACTGTCCAGCTGCCCATTATTCAACAGTCTTGCAAAGTTAAATGACACTGACCATTAGCATGTTGCATTTAAACTCCTTATCTTCAAATCCACTGAAGTCTTTGCCCACCTTACATTTACAATCTTCAGCAGCGTTATGATACTTTTAATAGAATAATATCCCCTGAATCAGGCTTTCAGTGTACTGCTCACTCATTCTGCTATTTCTGTGGTTTTACAGTACATTTGAAATACTTGTTAGAAAAGGTATTGAAACACTTACAGATTTGTAACTTGTACTTGACTGAGGTGTTTTGAATGATGCACCTCCTCCATCATTTGATTTACAGCTTCTCTGGTGTACAGAGAGTCGATCAGGTTGGAATGTTCGACCACAGTTTTCACAGGGAATAAGCTGGGCATTTGGGCTTTTGAAAGCTGCTGCATTTGAAGCATTAACATCAAGTGAACCATCTGTTTTGATTGTCTCTGGTTTTTTGGGTTCTGGTCTTTGTTGGTGCTTTGGTAATTTCTCATTCTCAATCCGCCATTTCTCCAGGCACTGAGGCTCATGAATGACAATTGAATGCAATCCAAATTGCCTACCACATATATAGCAAACTCTCTGAAGTTTTGACATAGCTTTTGTTTTCAATCCTTTAATCTTGATATTGAACTACTGTTGTGGAAAGtgttttcagttttaaatttctTGAGTGATAGTTGACAGTTTGCTATGGATATCCAATAGTTATGATGATGATTATATGATTTGAGTTTTTACATGATAGAAGTTAGTGCTGTAAACAAGTATGGAGATAAGTTTAATGAGTTAATTATGGTGCCACATGAAGATGTCCTACAGCTTATCTTTTCAACTGTTTACCTCTTTTTCAAGTTGTGATTAAGAACTAGGCATCAGTTAAGAGTCTTTTTTCACAATTTACACATGCTGAAAGCTGATTGTCTGTACTTAGACTAATTTGTCGAGTCATGTTTTATTTCACAGTTTGTAGTGGTTATAAAAGGTGGAAGAACCTGAGGCTTCATAGAGAGTGTCTGAGAAAGAGATACAGTGTTCAATTAAAAGGTTGCGTTATTGGGAAACAATAtattttattatcatcacatgcaAGAATCTACTATTTACAGAACAATCTTTAATTACTTTTGAGAAAGCCATGCAAAATACAGTTTAAGCtgctaaaaatataaaaaattaatgaacatttttattaTCAAATGGAAACAGTTCAAATCAGCAAAAACATATCACAGCATGTTTtgtatattatatatattttatacattaacattgtttgattttgtttatTACTGATTTGAGGAAATATTAGGGCTGGAATTACTATGAGGTTATTAACCTATTTCTTTTCATGTTATCTTCAAGCAGGAGCCTTCCCAAGGACTACTGTCACACATTCACCCCACTTGGAATTACCTTATCCAATTATCAATCTTCTAACAGAATGATGGAATATTAACAGAACAAGAAGCCATTCAACCTTTTAATTTTGATCCAGGTCTCTATCAGAGCACTGTACCCATCCCACTCATCTACCTTTCCCCCAGATCATGCAATTTTGCTTCTTTGAAATACTGATCCAATGCCCTTTTGAAAGTTGTGACTGAATTTTTCTCCACCATCCTGTTACACAATGCATTCTAGATGCTAACGGCTCACTGATTTTCCTTATTTACCTACTTCAATCACCTTAACTCTATGTGCTCTGGTTCACAATTCTTCAACTAATTGAAACAGTTTCAGTCCACCCTGCCTAGATTTCTCTTTATTTTGAACATCTCTATTATATCTTCTCTCCATCTTCCCCATGGAGCAATCCAATGTATCCACTCATTCCCTATAATATTAACTGCTTATTCCTCCAGTATATTATGATTGTAACTCTTTCCTAACtgttcacatccttcccaaagtgtaATTATCAGAACTGGattcaatattccagttgtgggcTAACCAGTGGTTCATAGCAGCACAACACAACTTTATATGTGCAGACAAATTAGAAAAACACACAGAATAATAATCATGGCAGATTAATTTATCATAAAGGGAATGCAAAGGAGATAAGGGAATTGACTTCTTACAGTGTATAAAGGACCAATTTCTAACGTAAGATGTAAAGGATCTAAAAAGGGAGGATTTGCTTTTGGATCTCATAATGGGGAATGAAATAGAATAGGCAAGTAAAAGTAAGGGAATATCTAAATAAGAGGGATTTTAGATGATAATAGAGAAGGACATAAGTATGACATAATTAATAGATTGGAGAAAAGATGATTTTGAGCAGCTGAAAATAGAATTAAAGAGAACTACAAGAAAATAGGCAACAATATTGGCAATCAAcaatgagaaacatttaaaatggtgtTCAACTGCATACAGGAAAGTCATATTCCAC encodes:
- the LOC127572923 gene encoding zinc finger protein 474-like codes for the protein MSKLQRVCYICGRQFGLHSIVIHEPQCLEKWRIENEKLPKHQQRPEPKKPETIKTDGSLDVNASNAAAFKSPNAQLIPCENCGRTFQPDRLSVHQRSCKSNDGGGASFKTPQSSTSYKSPPAARRPRTVICYICGREYGTTSISIHEPQCLKKWHIENDQLPKHLRRPEPKKPEVRPIKGTGTYDVDALNEAAWRSSQDQLVPCDICGRTFLPDRLIVHQRSCKPK